Proteins encoded within one genomic window of Gadus macrocephalus chromosome 16, ASM3116895v1:
- the LOC132473850 gene encoding trace amine-associated receptor 1-like: protein MEPEFCYGNGSCLRTVYPVAVRVTLYFGLGSAVVLTLLGNLFVIVAIAHFKQLHTPPNYLTLSLAVTDLLLGVLVMFPGMILSIEKCWYFGEMFCKIHNSSSVLLCTASILNLSFISIDRYYAVCHPMLYPRKITVHTAVIMILVTWCVSFVVGFGMVFLELNILGIEEFYYNNVACEGGCVLLQSGVSSTVSSIISFYIPGVIMLGIYLKIYMVAQRQVRTIGLQNTSSSKVDKHQRKATKTLAFIMGVFLSFWTPFFILNIIDPFIGYSVPPNFFETQLWLGYLNSTVNPLVYAFFYSWFRKAFQIIISGRIFQSDMSDTKLFE from the coding sequence ATGGAGCCGGAGTTCTGCTACGGGAATGGCTCGTGTCTGAGGACGGTCTACCCCGTTGCTGTCCGCGTCACCCTCTACTTTGGCCTTGGGTCTGCTGTGGTCCTCACATTGCTGGGAAACCTCTTTGTAATCGTGGCCATCGCTCACTTCAAGCAACTCCACACACCTCCCAACtatctgaccctctctctggctgtaACCGACCTCCTGCTGGGGGTTCTGGTCATGTTCCCTGGAATGATTCTTTCCATTGAAAAATGCTGGTATTTCGGAGAAATGTTTTGCAAGATCCACAACAGCTCCTCCGTCTTGCTGTGTACGGCGTCCATCTTGAATCTGTCCTTTATATCCATCGACCGCTATTATGCCGTGTGCCACCCTATGCTCTACCCCCGTAAGATAACGGTTCACACAGCAGTCATCATGATCctggtcacatggtgtgtctcgTTTGTTGTCGGCTTTGGGATGGTCTTCCTCGAGCTAAATATATTAGGAATTGAGGAGTTCTACTATAACAATGTGGCGTGTGAAGGGGGGTGTGTTTTGTTACAGAGCGGGGTGTCCAGCACCGTGTCATCCATTATCTCCTTCTACATCCCTGGGGTCATCATGCTGGGCATCTACCTGAAGATCTACATGGTGGCCCAGAGACAAGTGCGCACCATAGGCCTACAGAACACCAGCTCCTCAAAGGTGGACAAGCACCAGAGGAAAGCCACAAAAACGCTGGCCTTCATCATGGGCGTGTTTCTGTCCTTCTGGACGCCATTTTTCATCCTCAACATCATCGACCCCTTCATCGGCTACTCTGTTCCGCCTAACTTTTTCGAAACACAACTGTGGCTGGGGTATCTTAATTCCACTGTCAACCCGTTGGTGTACGCCTTCTTCTACAGTTGGTTCAGAAAGGCTTTTCAAATTATCATTTCTGGTCGCATCTTTCAGTCTGACATGTCAGACACAAAACTGTTTGAGTAA